The Mustela erminea isolate mMusErm1 chromosome 18, mMusErm1.Pri, whole genome shotgun sequence genome has a window encoding:
- the SPPL2C gene encoding signal peptide peptidase-like 2C, whose protein sequence is MAFLGGFLLLLLLTSTVARGEYGVVHVVAENWSKDYCVLFSSDYVTLPRDLRHAPLLPLHDGTTAPWCPGPDAPGGAQPSSPRQRPLRRTTAMVMRGNCSFDAKGWLAQGQGAHGLLIVSRVRGQQCADTNPAPQNPQQPLPGLTIPVAVLRYADMLDILSHTHGSAAVRVALYAPPEPVLDYNMVVIFILAVGTVAAGGYWAGLTEADRLRRRRARGEGGGGGLGGHPQQGAPAAPGGREDEDEDVPVDFTPAMTGAVVTMSCSIMLLLYFFYDCFVYVMIAIFGLGAGTGLYSCLAPLVRHLRPQPVRGPVAGRRVCVHQPLLLLAGLCAVVTTFWVAHRNEDSWAWLLQDTLGVAYCLFVLRRVRLPTLKSCASFLLALLAFDVFFVFVTPLLTRTGESIMVEVASGPMDSLSHERLPMVLKVPRLSFSALTLCDQPFSILGFGDIVVPGFLVAYCHRFDVQIHSRQVYFVACTTAYAMGLLVTFVAMVLMQMGQPALLYLVSSTLLTSLVVATCRQELTLFWTGQGRAKTPAQPVTGLHGAPSCGSEKQEGAADVHVASQFEGATSHLAEDLDGNLEEDTADTATVSEDEVTGPGGRSDSSEGWSDANLDPDELPPAFPGALEEPMPREPQAMLRPMMPLMPLPSELGRAQAQAYNTGLPWAGLHKRKGLKVKKSVSTQAPL, encoded by the coding sequence ATGGCGTTCCTGGgcggcttcctcctcctcctcctcctcaccagcaCCGTGGCCCGGGGGGAGTACGGCGTGGTCCACGTGGTGGCCGAGAACTGGAGCAAGGACTACTGCGTCCTGTTCAGCTCTGACTACGTCACCCTGCCCCGGGACCTGCGCCACGCCCCGCTCCTGCCCCTGCACGATGGCACCACGGCGCCCTGGTGCCCAGGCCCGGACGCCCCCGGCGGGGCGCAGCCCAGCTCCCCCCGCCAGCGGCCCCTCCGCCGCACCACCGCCATGGTCATGAGGGGCAACTGCAGCTTCGACGCTAagggctggctggctcagggccAAGGCGCCCACGGGCTGCTCATCGTGAGCCGGGTCCGCGGCCAGCAGTGCGCGGACACCAACCCGGCCCCCCAGAacccccagcagcccctgccgGGCCTCACCATCCCCGTGGCCGTGCTCCGCTACGCCGACATGCTCGACATCCTCAGCCACACCCACGGCAGCGCCGCGGTCCGCGTGGCCCTGTACGCGCCCCCGGAGCCGGTCCTCGACTACAACATGGTGGTCATCTTCATCCTGGCCGTGGGCACCGTGGCCGCCGGCGGCTACTGGGCGGGTCTGACCGAGGCCGACCGGCTGCGGCGGCGCCGggccagaggagaaggaggaggaggggggctgggcGGGCACCCCCAGCAGGGAGCGCCGGCGGCCCCAGGGGGCCGggaggacgaggacgaggacgTGCCCGTGGACTTCACGCCGGCCATGACGGGGGCCGTGGTCACCATGTCCTGCTCCATCATGCTGCTGCTCTACTTTTTCTACGACTGCTTCGTCTACGTCATGATCGCCATCTTTGGGCTGGGGGCGGGCACCGGCCTCTACAGCTGCCTGGCACCCCTGGTGCGCCACCTGCGCCCGCAGCCTGTGCGGGGACCCGTGGCCGGCCGGAGGGTCTGTGTGCACCAgcccctgctgctgctggccgGCCTGTGCGCCGTGGTGACCACCTTCTGGGTGGCCCACCGCAACGAGGACAGCTGGGCCTGGCTCCTGCAGGACACGCTAGGGGTGGCCTACTGCCTTTTCGTCCTGCGGCGGGTGCGGCTGCCCACACTCAAGAGCTGTGCCTCTTTCCTGCTGGCCCTGCTTGCCTTCGACGTCTTCTTCGTCTTCGTCACACCCCTGCTCACTAGGACCGGGGAGAGCATCATGGTGGAGGTAGCCTCTGGACCCATGGATTCCTTGAGCCACGAGAGGCTCCCCATGGTGCTCAAAGTGCCCCGGCTGAGCTTCTCAGCTTTGACGCTGTGCGACCAGCCCTTTTCCATCCTAGGCTTCGGGGACATTGTGGTCCCTGGCTTCCTGGTGGCCTACTGTCACCGCTTTGATGTGCAGATCCACTCGCGCCAGGTCTACTTCGTGGCCTGCACCACAGCCTACGCCATGGGCCTGCTGGTCACCTTTGTGGCCATGGTCCTCATGCAGATGGGCCAGCCCGCCCTGCTGTACCTGGTCTCCAGCACCCTGCTCACCAGCCTGGTTGTGGCCACCTGCCGCCAAGAGCTCACCCTCTTCTGGACTGGCCAGGGTAGAGCGAAGACACCTGCCCAGCCCGTGACAGGGCTCCATGGAGCCCCTTCGTGTGGCTCGGAGAAGCAGGAGGGTGCAGCAGACGTCCACGTGGCCAGCCAGTTTGAGGGGGCCACCAGCCACCTGGCAGAGGACTTGGACGGCAACCTGGAGGAGGACACGGCCGACACCGCCACCGTGTCTGAGGACGAAGTCACTGGTCCGGGTGGTCGCAGTGATAGCTCTGAGGGCTGGAGCGATGCCAATCTGGACCCCGACGAGCtgcctcctgccttccctggcGCCTTGGAGGAGCCAATGCCACGGGAGCCGCAGGCCATGCTGAGACCGATGATGCCGCTGATGCCCCTGCCCTCAGAGCTGGGCCGTGCCCAGGCCCAGGCCTACAACACTGGCCTGCCCTGGGCAGGGCTCCACAAGAGGAAGGGCTTGAAGGTGAAGAAGAGCGTGTcgacccaggctcccctgtga